A genome region from Macaca nemestrina isolate mMacNem1 chromosome 15, mMacNem.hap1, whole genome shotgun sequence includes the following:
- the LOC105480673 gene encoding THAP domain-containing protein 7, whose translation MPRHCSAAGCCTRDTRETRNRGISFHRLPKKDNPRRGLWLANCQRLDPSGQGLWDPASEYIYFCSKHFEENCFELVGISGYHRLKEGAVPTIFESFSKLRRTTKTKGHSYPPGPPEVSRLRRCRKRCSEGRGPTTPFSPPPPADVTCFPVEEASAPATLPASPAGRLEPGLSSPFSDLLGPLGAQADEAGCSAQPSPERQPSPLEPRPVSPSAYMLRLPPPAGAYIQNEHSYQVGSALLWKRRAEAALDALDKAQRQLQACKRREQRLRLRLTKLQQERAREKRAQADARQTLKEHVQDFAMQLSSSMA comes from the exons ATGCCGCGTCACTGCTCCGCTGCCGGCTGCTGCACACGGGACACGCGCGAGACGCGCAACCGCGGCATCTCTTTCCACAG ACTTCCCAAGAAGGACAACCCGAGGCGAGGCTTGTGGCTGGCCAACTGCCAGCGGCTGGACCCCAGCGGCCAGGGCCTGTGGGACCCGGCATCCGAGTACATCTACTTCTGCTCCAAACACTTTGAGGAGAACTGCTTTGAGCTGGTGGGAATCAG CGGATATCACAGGCTAAAGGAGGGGGCAGTCCCCACCATATTTGAGTCTTTCTCCAAGTTGCGCAGGACAACCAAAACCAAAGGACACAGTTATCCACCTGGCCCCCCTGAAGTCAGCCGGCTCAGACGATGCAGGAAGCG CTGCTCCGAAGGCCGAGGGCCCACAACTCCATTTTCTCCACCTCCACCTGCTGATGTCACCTGCTTTCCTGTGGAAGAGGCCTCAGCACCTGCCACTTTGCCGGCCTCCCCAGCAGGGAGGCTGGAGCCTGGCCTTAGCAGCCCCTTTTCAGACCTACTGGGCCccctgggtgcccaggcagatGAAGCAGGCTGCAGTGCCCAGCCTTCGCCAGAGCGGCAGCCCTCCCCTCTCGAGCCACGGCCAGTCTCCCCCTCAGCCTATATGCTGCGCCTGCCCCCACCCGCTGGAGCCTACATCCAGAATGAACACAGCTACCAGGTGGGCAGCGCCTTACTCTGGAAGCGACGAGCTGAGGCAGCCCTTGATGCCCTTGACAAGGCCCAGCGCCAGCTGCAGGCCTGCAAGCGGCGGGAGCAGCGGCTGCGGCTGAGACTAACCAAGCTGCAGCAGGAGCGGGCACGGGAGAAGAGGGCACAGGCGGATGCCCGCCAGACTCTGAAGGAGCATGTGCAGGACTTTGCCATGCAGCTGAGCAGCAGCATGGCCTAA